The nucleotide sequence AGACCAGTTGGAAAAGAACCATATCCTCGGTATCAAAACCTATTATAACGATCGAGGATTCGATAGAGTGGAAGTTTTCCCTCCTCACGAATATATCGTAAAAGGAAAAGCTCGCCAGGTCTCCATTTGGGCTCTGGGAAGAAAATTCCGTCACACTCTGTTCGTTAAACTGAGAGACTATAAAGGAAAAACTCATAATATTAGAATGGGGCGTTTGGACTATTTCGGCTGGAGAAAATTGACTGCCACCGTTCCGGGATTTGTTCCTCAAAGTACCAGATTTGCATTATTGGATAAGAACCTAAGATTCGTTTCCATTTTCGTGACCTCTGATGTTCATGAAGTGGGAGGAAGCTTCTACTTTTATGTGGATGATTTGGAAGTTCGTGCCGATAAATCTGATACAAAGTATCCTGGTTCTGAAATTAAGGACAATTGGTGATCTTTCGGTAGGACATGTATGAAAAACCTCAGCAAAAAAACTAAAATCACCGCGGCAATAGCAGTAGGTATTTCTTCCATCCTTCTACTTGGGACCGTGAGCGCGCAATTTATCAAAAAGAAAAAAGGCGGGATCGAAACTCCTACCGGTATCGACGTAAGCGGGATGGAGTTACGCTCCATCACTGTGGAGTCCTGGGATAATCCTTCGGGTTCCGCTCCTTACGGTTGGGAAGTTACTACCGATAAGGACACACAAGTTCCGCAAGGACAGCAGGCTCAATACCAACCTGCTGCTTCCAACGCGCAA is from Leptospira sp. WS58.C1 and encodes:
- the flaA2 gene encoding flagellar filament outer layer protein FlaA2 — protein: MGKKTYLLASVLFFLAITGTSGQQPAGGNQGGQGGQAPDPLEKIILENFEESEDWRAKSTTPLGETKTLKMVQRGLIRDVFDENTVPDNGGDQLEKNHILGIKTYYNDRGFDRVEVFPPHEYIVKGKARQVSIWALGRKFRHTLFVKLRDYKGKTHNIRMGRLDYFGWRKLTATVPGFVPQSTRFALLDKNLRFVSIFVTSDVHEVGGSFYFYVDDLEVRADKSDTKYPGSEIKDNW